tACTTCTTTCTAAACTATCGAAGCCATAATTCCAAACTAATTTGGCattcacatttaaaattgaCATTCGCCTTACTTCAAATAACCCGCAATCTGAGCAAtggtttttttcatttatgacTCATGGCCAAGCATAAGCCCCTCAAACAGCCTTGAAATGTCTTCTCGGCAGTCAATACGGTTATTTATTTCTGGGTACATATTGCGTAAAATTTGCAGTCTTTTTTcgtaaaacttaaaattctgCGTGCCATTTTCTGCATACAAAATTACAGTTGAAAGATATTCTGATTCGAGATTTACAGCATTAACGGATGGAATGATAAGGTTGTACAACGAAAAAGAATCGTTTTTACGTGTGGAAGAAAAAATTGGACGTAGCCACCAAATAACCCTGCGCCTTATTTCACtactttcttatttttaaaaagcactTTCATGCCATTATCTTCAATTTTCTTGACGGAAAACAGATTTACGTAAAGATCTTTACACACTAATGCtagttactaaatttttttgtaacttgcTTACCATCTTCTGCCAATAGCTCAATATCTCTTTCTTTGTAAGCTTCTAAACTTCACCTTTCTTTGcctcattaattttttcacttatttactttgaatttataaataggtGACCTGTTGTTTCGTTGATCAGGTGGTAAGTGCAGCCACTATCTCCTATAAACCGCACTTCTTTCTTTCCATAACATACCAAAACCTTTCGAGCCTCTTTTATTTTCCTGTTCTGTCATAAACAATTTCATCAGCTGCATTAGCTTTACTGTTTTTCTTTTTAGCTTAGGTTCTTATGTTCGTTTTTTTTGTGTCTGttccatttttcttaaaacgTCCGGCCAaagcatatttaaattttcatcttctTTGCTCATCTTTTTTGATTCTtctaaaagaaatttgttttttacaaaatcttgTGAAAACAACACATATGTTGCCGTTATTACTAGAGACGTAAGAGTTTTGCATAGAGGCCAACAATTGTGAgacagttttgaaaatttccaccTGTTGTCTCAAGGATATACTGCTCCTATTTTGTCAAAAAGGTACTCAAGGGGCTTTTTTCAATGTACTTCCAAGATGTTTACTTCATACACGATATAATCTCTGTTTGTATAGAATAGTTTAAGATAGATCcgaattaggatcgaccttcattcatctgtttaccgaatttaagttattttttatgcaatataaaatgttaaaaaatatcactTTCATTCGATAAACAGGCGGATGAAGATCGACTTCGAATCTTTTACTAGAAATAAAACTtgctgatttttatatttacatcttaaaaattttgtaccttgACGGATAAATTGTTATCGACCAAGAGTGCGTAGAAAATTTCTACGCATACTGTCCAAATTTTAAATGAcgtttacaatatttacaaaattttaagtattccaaaattacattaagttcaataaaaaagtagcaaaaaaatgcaaaaacaaaaagtcaaaaattattaacatgatTGAATTATGTTCAAGATGTAATAGTCATGTATTTTCGTTTAACCGAAAATATGCTCTGGGTAGAATATGGCATCGTCATTGTTTTAGTTGTAGTAAGTAATTTTCATTCTTTAGCAAAgattatgtaattcaaaacccgttaatttttacattttctgaagggagaaaaaaaaagaattttaataagTCAATTAATAATTGTAGTAAATTGACACGAAGGAGACATCGAAcccttcaaatattttcaaaatctgttCTATAGAACAAGAGATTCTCTGTCACCAAAACAGCTAGTCGGCTATCCCCGGATCATATAGCAACTTTTCACCTTTATCGTTACATGCAATAAAAcaaatcgatttttcaaaagatAACAAAAGATCACCTTAATATAACTAAGGGAGCAGCATGTGCATGGGTATaggcaattaaattttttggatgtgTATATATGTTCTTTGCACTTTTTGGTACCCTTGACGAAATAGGGTCTCGTTACTCTAGttaattatgttttgttattttaaaaatttttcgattaagtaatatagaaatttttgaattgaaattaaatcttttatatGCTAGTGTATTGAAGTTCTGTTGAAGTTTTTTTCCTGGTTCTTAAAGCTAGCAACGAATTTAGCGTTATATGAAGAAATTTTACgtgatattaattataataatggggttaaacctccgtttctcaggCAATGTATATAACAGAGGCCGCCCACATTATTATTTCTAATCTTTATTCATTTcttaaactacatccgaatatacaattaagcttatgatgtgggtggtatcggttacttcgttcttatctaggcgacgacagtgtgatcaactTACTGCCCCATCAACTtatttgttcacactgccgctgcctggactaTAACTCGCAACCTTCCATCCAATAGTCAAAGCAATTTAAGACGCCTTAAAAAATCGGCTACTAGCCGTTTTTTACGTGgtagaaaaaataaacgatAGTCAACGAAGCCTATCTGATAATGGTATATGGAATTCAAAAGCTAAAAAGGAATGTTATGTTTAGAATTTTAATCTCTGCCAGTCTGCTTTTCTAAAGCTTTATTTTTGAGGAATCTCCTGTATTATATATGAACTATGTGGAGGGTGGGGTATATGCGAGGATGACGTGCATTTAAGATAcgtgaaaaagttttttttgctaTGCAAACACAGTTTtaagtttgtaaaaattgtaagaaGTTCTTAGCTCTTGCCAAAATTAAATTACACGACCTTAACCAAATTGCAAGACATCAAGTGCTTGATTTTTTTcactaataaatacaaattaaattagtattattaagACGAGTACACTACGATTATCTTTTGGATtgtgtacatattttttataataattttttagatcgTTGTAATAAACAGTTAAGTGATTGTTCGGTTGCTTTCCATAATGGTCAATTACTGTGTCGAGATTGTTATAGCTTTCATGAATTTCCACCAGCTTGTATAAAACCAAAAGAACCACTACAAAAACGATGTGAAGTTTGCAATTGTAGGTCTGTATGCTCAAGAAATGGTAGAACTTGTCAACGTTGTAGTCGTTTCAAAACGCTCATGGAAGATGATGAATCGAAATCGAATCAGTGTTCCAAATCGAACTTTTGTGACAAAAAAACATCAACTGTATCAACGATTACATTTTGTCCTACGGCCAATTCAACTATGAACAAAGCAACATCTACCTGTTCAATTCCAAATAATCAATCGCCAACCACATCGAACATATTCAAATTCCTCAACAATGACCCTTGTTCAtctaaaacaaatcaaaaagcATCTACAGGATGTTGTACATTGAAAAGTGCTCATATATCAAGAAATGAATCGTTTCCATTGAGTAAGTAATACAAGTTCCGCCCTTTGAGACACAGGAAAGAAAACATCAGTTTCTCTCATAGCTTCTCCAGGCTTCTAAAGCGTCTTTTTTTTAACGCTATTAGAGGCGAAGCTATGTACGAATCTAATTCGGATGTTCGGCTGTGACTTTGTCTATCATGGTCTCCATCAAACGTTGGTTGTGGCTTTTccaaatgtaattattatttatcacatCATCAGCGGCCGAAGATCTTGATGGTAGACAATGCTCAGGTCCACGGTTTTCTTCAATAGATCGTTTAATGTAGTTTATGGTTCTTGCTCCGTCATCAAGGTGCAAAGCACGAACGCGTCGTAGACGCACGCACAGATGACGTTATTCATTGATGTAATTGTGATTtaggttatattattctatgataGTGATAGACCTAAGAGTAATTCGGGCTCCGGAGTCTGGACTAAATGTCGGGGATTACGTTTTTTCACATTCCTATATTTGGCAATTGCCTCAGTTATAGGTTTGCTGTATAAATTATCGCAAAATATCATTGTTGTGAAAAATAGTGTAGAAGagagcaaaaaattattaatatattgttgattacaaaaatattgggtAGGACGTGATCGAGGAATTGGTTGCAACCTTTTTCCATTTATAacaacttgaaaataaattacaatttctcTCTTTACTAATTTCAGACAAAAAACCATCACCATGCCAACAAAAACCATTTCAATATTTGTACACAAGTAAAAAAACATGTCCTGAATTTTCAAGTACTCTTAAAGGCCCACCTGAAAATTGTCCTCCAAGAAGTAAATGTAATGTAAGTTCcagactattttacattttcttttattaataacgTTAAGAGATACGTTATATGGTAGGGTTGGGTGAAGGTATTTTTATTTGCCGTAATACCTAATATGGGGTAAACCGTGATTCTGCAATTAAAATGGAGCATCTCAAAGAGATCTTGAATTCGACATTTTAATCTCTATTCGACATTGACCTTCAAGATTATATAAAAGTCAACCCGAATTGAAAAgaacactttaaaattaattatacttatatttttagGTAACCCAGAATTTAAGTAGTTCTTGTTGTCAGGAGCCTAGCAGTAGGTTTCCTGAAGAGAAATCCTGCCCTACATGGATACCCAAATTTCCTACCAATTCTTTACCAAAAGATAGCCAACGCAACAAGTTTGTGATTTTAGCATTGCCTATTCTTGGTGAGATGGAAATGTGAAGTGAAAAGTGGATCAAATTATTTAGACTTTGtgcttaataaaattaaattcatttttatttatttatttatctttaatcTAAAACAAATAgttatattgaattattaaaaagagagtgtaataattatatacgTGTGTTTATAAATATGCGTATTTGATGCCAATTCTATACAAAGctctttgttttgaaaaacgaCACAAAACGAAAAACGCAGGTTgttgcttcaaaaaaaaatacaacttggATACATTCTTCGTTTCCGGCCAttctatatattacaaaaataattttaaaatgtacaaacaaTAACCCTACATCTAttcctgaaaaaaatttttgttaaaatcaagccgtttagccataataataataatatataataataataatggggtttaacctccgtttttctaacatacgccttatcactgaggccacccacatcattatttgttaatcattTACTTCTCTTATAACATAATTGTTTATGatttgcaattttgttttttgcgtggcaccaaattttttaaaaagtatttggaTGTAATTATGCATCGAATGACACCATGGTCAGTATTTTCTAAGAAAGCgaattgaatttctaaaaaaggCACTTGTGAACTAGCACCTAGGGATTGAAtgcataaaatagaataaataaaataaaatttaaaaaaagaaacaattaaaatgaTACGCAGATCAAACTCAAGTAATTCATGATacagtttttttgttattatttaatttatacctCTATGTACATAGTAGTAAGCAATTTTGCGTTTTGTTCATTTCgctatcaaaaaattgattgattaatgAAACATGTTAAAGAACGTAATTTTGACATACTGGTAGGTTTTAAAAAAACGCTATAACGGGCTgctcattgaattttaatattaagaaatactCTGTCTAGCGATCATAGAAAGAACTATAACTAAGAAATGCttgtttaaattcttttaaaccaTACGCTTATACCATACACATATAAAAGAAGTAATGTTACAATTTTTCCAactcaaattttgttaaagaattatatcaaacatttataaatttccaaattgtagtcaggaaataaaatttcacaaatgtatataaaaacattaaacctaaaaattaaaaaactgtaaataaaaaaatttaaggccctaaatttgtttgaaaaaattatatgcaaaaaatttatataacaaaacaaactacaaagtttataatataaaaaagtaggaAAACTATCGAAAGCACATTGAGATGTATAATAAAGTAGGCATCTTTAGTCTtcttattcaatgaaaaaatcagctgaaTGTTGAAAGtatgatttacattttttaacccGTGGCGGTGACATGAGCGTTTAAAACGAATTAAATCTCAAAGGGAAGAAATAGTATGTAatttatggtataataaaatctcgtaaattaaaaattattttttaacaaaattgttttgatatgctttataaaatatatagatggAGGTGATATGAGTGTTTgacagcaatttttttttttttaaatttgcaagtatgaaattataattacatataatggTTACATAATGCAATTGACAAGTGCTAAGTGTGTGTGAGTGTATGGAtggaaatatatacaaatagaaattccctttttattaaatgtagcGCATATACTATATAATACAATCACAACGTTCGCTATACAACCACCATCACACGCGTTAAGCTATAATATTCACTGCCCCCTACTACCCCCGTATTAATATATATGTTGTGTTGTATCAAAATGCCTTTGGGGTGATTTTTCAAACTTGATATTTTGACACCACATTCCCGGCCGTTGGCTAACCTGTCACCCACAGATGGTACTAGGCAATAtgctatatacatatacataaatagaAAGAGAAGGTATATTTAATGATAGTATGAGAGggtgtatttattattgtagGGAATGGGTGCAAATGTGTGTCTAACCACCCTACTATAAAACATTATTCACTTTCAACGTCATCTCTTCAGATTCAGTTTGTTCACTTTCcaataataagttatttttttaatctcgaaatacaaaatcgtaaattttgcaaaaataaccTTGAATTTATGTGTATGTGTGGGTGTCTTTGGCAAAATTTTATCGCGAGATCGCGAGAGAATTTTTCTCCGGGAATAATTAAAAGGTATCTAGTATTTTCGACGAGGgtgtaagtaaaaaatgtcaagaGTCAAAAAGTGTTAAGAATGGTCCAAATTATAAGACCATAtagtttttgaatcaattttttgaccagaaccacaaaataatctttattttcgtcaataacgaattttcTTCGGAAactcatacttttttttttcaaagacttATATATCGAAATCGGTGAGGTTTGGTGAAAATTGTGAAGAgtcaaaaaatgcttagaatgaATAGGCTTTTGCTTTTGTCTACTaagaataaattggtttaattgGTTAAGTTAACCTGGCAACctattatttcttgaaaaggTAAATTGGAAGCTATAACTTCACGTAAAAATTACCCGGTTACCTTATGAGTCAAGTTGGTATCccaattttgtgttaaaaattgcCTCTCTTTTAATTTTTGCCACCGGTTTGATAGGATTGCCATAGCCCAttgtttttatgatttgattgccgctttattacaaaatttgaaccCGTTACCGATGAGTCAAGTGATTTTTAGTCCGCTCCCGGACTATACTTtagtaaaatgtatataattctttagtaaaagaaaaaaagtatggAGGCTTTCAGGAACGTAATCGTAAACTGCCTGCCACTTGACAGaccttttaatatttgtaagagCGGCTACGGAAATACACAATTTGTCTAAACAGCTGTCTAATTATTGCGGtttatcactacatattataaaacaaagtcgctttttctgtccctttgtccctatgtacgcttaaatctttgaaactacgcaacggattttgatgcggttttttttaatagatagagtgattcaataggaaggtttttatgtataatacatccatattatagtagagtaaggggttgaaacaggggttgaaagggatatgcttcaaaaactaaaaaagttgtgcatcgattaagctcaaatattgacacgatatacaagcTTCAAagcagcttcaaagatctattgtttttatctacttttatccttcggagggtagaaaggtgaagCGAGAAagagggaaggaattatcgaatatttacaaatatacctaagtggggtatcaaataaaagagcatgacgtgtacattacaaaaatgttatcccacgcaaggaaatgtggagggaggggtgcaagtggggatgttgcccagcaaagcgggtagttcacagctagtaaataataattttaaaaagaagtttatttttttaaagaaaattattgatatggTCCCCAAAGGTCATACCCACGCGGcttgttaaataaattctgtgtgtttgtgttttttattattattaaatattattaacacaaATGAAATAAGATTACAcgcgtttttatttaaatatatatatatttttttaatcgtcCTTGTGCAATATCATAAATCTTTAGTcgtctataaataattaattgtatgtaAGAGCTAACAATGCCTGCCTGTTTGTTATGTGAAAATAAtcatgtatatttttgtttttgaaagccATATTGAACTGTTTTGGTTGAATTTATAGCACTATAGTGATTATAgatatgtaaaagaaaaaaattggggAAAAACGCAGAACCTGCGGCAATTATGGGAATTTTCTATTCAGAAAATATCCCTTTCGAAGGTTGGATTTCAGCTTTTTCAGGGCTGTCGATTGCGATACGACATTTGTCAGGTTTCTTTTCTCTATTAGACGGTTTCCTAGCTTGCGCCTTCGGAAACGGCCTAATTTGTTCAGGCGTTATTGGAGTGATGATAGCCGATGAAATTGATGACTTTTCTAAAGCAAGTGAGCGTTTAAACATTGGTGTTTCCGAAGCTCTATAACCGGCTATGATGTTTGAGGGTGACGATTTTTTTCAACAACTAGGATATCCCTCTCTTTCTTAATGGCCAAGTGCGTATCCGATTAAAAACCATTTGGTTTTTATGCCCTACCCTGTTTAGACaagaaagtataattttaataaaaaaaatgtataaattattttcttatatacatataaaaaatgaatattaatattctTAAAGAAAAGTGGATGAAGAAAAATGTTGCCAGAAGGAAATAGTATTATATGATGTTTAAACGTCCAGTTCGtttagtacttttttttaaatatttatttttctttaattaaacttgataagcatattttgttataattcttTACCCCAAGTGGTTGTTGTCAGTCTTaattaactttataatttaatgagtttttaagaaacaaaaatttttaatactttccccctgtttttaatattactgacattttcatttgtttacgattgtatgtatatatacaggCAGTTTTTTAAATCCATGTACGTATTCCTTATTCTTTTTTGAAGATTATACTATAGttaatttactacaattttGATCGATTGAACCGGAGTTCATTCGAtctaaagttcaaaaactaaaactgcAACGACAACAAAATCAAActctattattttcttttctgatatcacattcaaatcacaaaaaaattatatatatattaaatatatattaaatattacatgcGAATGCCATGATATTCGTTGAAGCAATTTTTCGTATCGTTACTACACAAATAAGTTTTGCAACTACAGCAAATAGAATGGGGTCGTGATTGCAAACCTTTAGCGCTGCAAAATTCACAACGTCCTCTGTTTTTCGTATATACGAGCCAATGATTACCAAGATGCATCGACGAATGTCATCAGGTACGCTGCAATTATCTTCGTTTCTTTCTTAGGAGTTGGTTGATATTATTTGGACTGCCTAAGCTTCTTGATTTTCTCTTTGGAAGCTGAAATTTACTTATTTCCAGAAGGGTCGTTTGTTCATCATTACTGGTATAGTAAAGTATATAAGAATTTGCCAAACAAATTtccaataatcaaaaaataaacgatgCCATCAATTTTTGGATTTCAACGATCAACACAGTTAAGCGGACCACCCCCCATCCCCCTAAACTTGCAATAGTCTTTCACTACTTTTGGGCAAGAAACATCtttttttgttccatctctGTTTTCTTAAAACTGTTGTTGATTCAGTTCCATGGAAGCTAGAAGCTAAGCGAACTATTTTGTTATCCTATCATTCAAAATATGATATACCATTATTCGAAACCCGATATTTGTACTctccttttttcatttttttttcatcgattTTAGGAATCGGAAGATTTAGTCGTCCTTGTCGAATTGTTCCACAAGTTAAAGtttgctttatttttaatttttccaaaagtgCACGGAGGTAAAATAGTTGTCAAAAtagaatattctatttttattccaTTCACTTTCGGATAAATGAAGAACAACACGTTCCCCCAAATgataatttgcaaatttttcttcaattatttcATCCTTGCCTAAAACGTATCCTCTTTGGTGTGCCATTGTCCAAATTTTGTAGCCTCGTTTTATGAGTTTCATAGGTAAATATTGCTAAACATATGAACTAtggattattataaataaataaataaacagtcgGATAAACAATACCAAGtaagtgaattattttattattaagaatcGACTTACAAAAAGTTCTACGTTCCTGGAAAAAGCATGCAAGATTTGATGCCATACATTTTCAACCATGTTATGATGTGGAACCTTTTAAAAGGGTCACTGTCACTAACTCCTTAGATGCTAGATAAAAGTCAATTTCTTCAATAAAGGTGGTCAAAGTTGTTCCAAATAAACTATAGTATTAACCCTACTAAAAAGTACACCGAATAAACAAACTccctataaataaatagtacCTACTTAGTTGCTTTTGTTATCAAGACAtctttataatcattttatattttttgatgtggtttttatgaattttaattcttcaattAACTTTTCGTTGTAATagaatttcacaaaatatttttttaaaattattctaataaattcatttttgtgaaaataataaaagaaaattcatttatttacaattataaagcaaaattattttgatttgaattttaaaattattatattagattAGTATTAGAGAATATTCTATTATCATTTTAATGCTCAGGAAACCACTTTTTGAGTGTTtacataaatttgtaattttacgtTTCCCTATTTTGATAACAGGCATAAACATATATTGAATTAGCTAAACGACGAACTCTAACGAAGGGCTGGAAagcatttaaaatttccaaaaagagCTTTTCGACGTTTTGTTCATTTGGTGAGGGCTACCTACAACATTCacctaatttttttatggaCAACAACTACAAACCCTAATAAGCGGGGAGTCCGTAACAGTAAAACTGAACTTACACGGATTtcaaaatttcgcatatgaatcaatgctatttaacgatagATATCTCAATGTCACAATATGGACTGGGTGTGCCAAGAtttatcctggcagaaatattttttataaatttttataaagtattttgcactttcatggaaattaatttgtaagaaaccattttattgcaaatattatctattttcagGGAAATTTGGTGTGACAGCTCTTATCGTGGCAGAAAGGTCTGTCGCACCGATGTTTTACatataaagccaataaaaaaCTAAGAATTTGGTAcaccaaatttatttactaagaATAAGATGAAAACACAAAAATGAGACACAATATATGACCGTCACTACTACAATGTGTATTCGTTTTacggtaaaataaaattagataaaagaTATAACACAGGAGCTGAACagaaatgttcaaaaatgaCCTTGTTTTTAGATCTTTTTCAATCCATGGCAATGATcgttatagaaatttttctgcATATCTAAAAGTTCGTTTTAAAgattataaagtaaataaaaataagtattttacaATCTTTGTGAAATTTCAAatgcattttcttaaaatatttttcgaaatatttcattcaattttatttaaaagataaatatttgaaaacgataaaactacataaaatatatatatatatatattcacaaagaataaaaataatatatttaaatattccctCTTTAGCATATAGATGTCACTGCTGAATATTTttagcaaataaatataataatataaaccaaAGTAAAGCACAGTCAAGTTGAAAAAGAAAGCTTTGAAAAACAccataaaatatgtatgttGTTTACAGtgtgttaatttaatatatagatACTACGAGTTGTTTGGGACTAGTTGCGTCCTTTTATCTTTGACCGTTAagttgttataaacaaattaagggttaaaaattaactatttctttctgattttttttctgcTGAACAAAAggtcatataaatattttatttaggtcaaaatattgtttttggtCATAGAATATGTTATCTCACGTATTttgcaattgtttaaacaaattaactAATATGTTTATAAGTGATTTGCGACTGTCTGTGCCATTTTTTGAACTTCCCACTCCGAATGAGCATAAATATTAGCAAGAACTAAAAACTGCATAAGGTCTtgctaaaaaatgtttattttgaacCCCCCTTCCATCGCTTAGAAAATAAacgacaaataaataaattgaatatcttGACTCAGAATTAAACTTATATCAAGATTAAACAAGCGGCAAATGAAAGATAAAACAATGAGTCTAAGTTCACCTCCATCCGATAAGAGTATCGTATGTCGACCACTTACCTCAATTGTTTATTGATTAatccttttcaaaaaatattccatgAGCATAAAGTGAATATATTAGTTTAACTTGGTCTAATTTTTCGcagtttttcatatatttttacccgattgagcaacgcaaaggagtggtaatgtatTTATCAGCTGTATATGTGTGTTCCTGgctcactagagaccaaacgcgtgggccgattttgatgatttagacgtcaatcgatttgtcttaaccttgggAGTGCTACTGAAAATATTGCAGTCTAGAAAATTCAATGTGGCGACCACCACAcaccatattgtgaaaatgtgtgttcctatgtggccCACTAGAGACTAAACGCGTGGTCCGCTTTTGATGATtttgacgtcaatcgatttgtttcAACTTtgtgagtgctactgaagatatggcagtcatGAAAATTccatatggcgaccaccagacgtcatattgtgaaa
The Chrysoperla carnea chromosome 4, inChrCarn1.1, whole genome shotgun sequence genome window above contains:
- the LOC123297749 gene encoding uncharacterized protein LOC123297749, with amino-acid sequence MIELCSRCNSHVFSFNRKYALGRIWHRHCFSCNRCNKQLSDCSVAFHNGQLLCRDCYSFHEFPPACIKPKEPLQKRCEVCNCRSVCSRNGRTCQRCSRFKTLMEDDESKSNQCSKSNFCDKKTSTVSTITFCPTANSTMNKATSTCSIPNNQSPTTSNIFKFLNNDPCSSKTNQKASTGCCTLKSAHISRNESFPLNKKPSPCQQKPFQYLYTSKKTCPEFSSTLKGPPENCPPRSKCNVTQNLSSSCCQEPSSRFPEEKSCPTWIPKFPTNSLPKDSQRNKFVILALPILGEMEM